DNA from Gracilinanus agilis isolate LMUSP501 chromosome 3, AgileGrace, whole genome shotgun sequence:
TGTTgttggaaaacaaaaaaagaaaagatacaatGAGAATATGTTAGTTTGGGAAATACATGGcactggattttttttgtcttggttCTAGGATGTGCTGTCCCATTAGAGAAGGAGAAGGCTGGAAGATGGTAGGCAGATTAAAAAGGGGGAAGAGGCAACCCAGAAGGGGAAATAGCAGCTCCTCAGGTAGGACAGTTGAGGACAATTTCTTGTGGATAGCAGTAACTTCTTTATATCCACCTGTAAGGGATTATGAAGAAGAGATTGGATTCTGTGCAAATCCAAAATCTAGTATTAATATTTGCGAGAAAGAGCTATTTAATTAGATCAGTCATTCTCTGATTGTTCCTTAAAAGGGGAGATAAAGGGCAGTAATATCTGGGCATTTGTCTCTAGACACATTCCTATGATGAGGAATGCCCTCTTCTTAGTTTATATGCATGGGCCCTTCTAATTTGTAACTAGTAAGTTGGCAAAGTTAGTGTACTTTAAAAATCTGTGTCATAATCATAGTTGGTTCTTGACCAcagtttttgaaaaattttacctCAGTTCCCTTTAATAGTAATATGTAagtacttttattaatttttaattatgatttGGGTGGATAAAATTGAGTATTTGTACTTTATTATGGATGGAAAGGCATTGCCATTAAATTAATTATTCCCTATCATTTAACAGTAgagcttcttttttcccctttggctatcttttcccttcctctttggaAAATTAACTCCAGACTGgaaggtaatataaaaacaatctGTACATTTGTATTGGTAGCTTTTATTTGTATAGTGTATGCCTTCTTAATTGTATTTATAGAATATGGCTTCATTACTTCTTTTCTTGTGACTATCAATGTGTGTATAGTTCATTCTGGTAATTCATACTATGTCAAATATCAAATAATAGAACCATATTATGAAAATGCAGGATGAGGTAGATACCATACAATGTCTCATTTTTACCCTGAAAAGGAGTAGTAAAGAAGACACACTAGAATTTATATATCCAAATGGATATTGTTTTCAAAGAATAGTCTGCTTGTTAGATTTTCTACATATTTCAACAGTAATGACAATTCTCAAAAATGTTGTTGGAGTTCTTTCTGttggaaaaacaacaaaaattctcaTGACATACTTGTTTGTCCTGAGCTCTTTGATAAATAAAAGCATAAGAGCTTTTTGTGGATTAAATCTTCAGCCATATAATGCGAAATAGTTTAGGATAATCTTAAAATTGTATCTTTATTTCAGCAAATGCTTAAAATTCTTACTGCATTGATAGCATCCCCTCTTCATGCTGCTACTGTGATGCTAAGGACAAGAGAGAATTTAATTTTGTAGTTTTTCTGTGTATAGAGAATTCATAGTGCAGCCCTTAAAATAACATTAGTTCAACCATTTTGTCTACTTCTAACTTGTGCTTAGGGAGCTGTTTCTCGTCTTTTTCTTCAGTGGTTCTTGTGtatagaagaggggaaaaaatgggctGTAGcacattgagaaaaaaatttagtcACATAAACAAGAAAGATTGTTTTTCAAATAAAGTCATGTGGTGGTAgtataaagtaatttttctttatttcttaattgatgcattttatttttatataagatGCTTCCCACTTGTTGAGTATTTTTTCGTTTTTTGGTAGGtttcttttcctaattaaaaCCTGGTCTTATAACCTTTAAGTGGTCTTTGTTGTGATACGGTAAATGGAAACTCACTTTCATTCTAGCCCTTGTCTAGCCCAGGCAAATTTAGATTTTGTCATACTAaagtcttcctccttcccttttttttttaggaaatttgCTGCAAGATCCTATTGCTCCCACCAACTCAACATGTCAACACTATGTCTGCAAAACTTGTAAAGGCAAGAAAATGATGATGAAGCCCTCATGTAGCTGGTGCAAGGACTATGAACAGTTTGAAGAGAATAAACAATTAAGCATCTTAGTAAACTGCTACAAAAAACTATGTGAATATATAACACAAACTACATTGGCACGGGACATAATAGAAGCAGTTGATTGTTCTGCTGATATTTTGGCGTTGCTCAAAGATGGATCTCTGCTTTGCGAGGAGATGGAAAAACCCTCAGATTCATCCTTTGCTTTGTGTTTGACACATTCCCCTTTACCTTCAACCTCAGATCCTACTAATGACCCTCAAGCTAGTTTATCCCCAGTACCTGAAAGCACACTCAATATTGATATCAGCAGTTCTGTTATCAATGGATTGCCCACTTGTAATGGGCTTTCAATAGATAAATTTGGTATAAATATTCCATCACCTGAACATTCAAATACAATTGATGTATGTAACACTGGAGTTGACATAAAAACTGAAGATATATCTAATAGCTTGCCACCtgtctgtgactcagtttctacTGATTTGTGTCCAGCGGGCATCAATATCTGCAGTTTCAGTGAAGATATAAAACCTGGTGACTCTTTATTACTTAGTGTTGAGGAAGTACTCCGGAGCTTAGAAACTGTTTCAAACACAGAGGTTGTTTGTTCTAATTTGCAGCCCAACTTGGAGGCTAGTGTATCCAACGGACCTTTTATGCAGCTCTCTTCCCAGCCTCTTAGCCATGTTTTCATGTCCACCAATCCATCACCTCATGGGATATCATGTACAGCAGCAACACCTAAGGTCGCTAAGTTAAATAGAAAACGATCGAGGTCAGAAAGCGATAGTGAGAAAGTTCAGCCACTTCCTATTTCTAGCATCATCCGAGGCCCAACATTGGGGGCatcagctcctgtaacagtgaaACGGGAGAGCAAAATCTCTCTTCAGCCTATAGCCACTGTTCCCAATGGAGGCACCACCCCCAAAATTACCAAAACTGTACTTTTATCTAATAAAAGcatgaaaaagaatttggaacatgGACCCAAAAAATCTCATCCTAAAGCCAAACCAGGTCttctgaaaacaaaagataaagcaACAAAGGAAAAGATTCCTAGCAATAATGTTATGCCAGGAAGTCCTACCAAGACTGTGTACAAAAAGCCACAAGAGAAGAAAGGGTGTAAGTGTGGGCGTGCTACTCAAAATCCAAGTGTTCTTACCTGCCGAGGCCAACGCTGCCCTTGCTACTCTAACCGCAAAGCCTGCTTAGACTGTATATGTCGTGGCTGCCAAAACTCATATATGGCCAATGGTGAGAAGAAGCTGGAGGCATTTGCAGTGCCAGAAAAGGCCTTGGAGCAGACCAGGCTTACTTTGGGCATTAATGTGACCAGCATTGCTGTGCGCAATGCCAGCACAAGCACCAGTGTAATTAATGTAACAGGGTCACCAGTAACTACGTTTTTAGCTGCCAGTACACATGATGATAAAAGTTTGGATGAAGCTATAGACATGAGATATGACTGTTAAGTCAGTCTATCTTCTCACCCTACTCTGTTGGGGAAGTAGCTACAGTTTTAAGGCAGCTATGGTTCTGTTGGTTTAACTTGCCGGAGCTCCTGCATATAGATCACTTGTATCAAGTGTTTTCATTGCTAAGTTATATGTGTTAGTGTCGGGGAAATAGTTTGCAGATAATGGAGGAGTAACCCTACAACTATATGTCCTTAGTTCTTACAGAACCTCATAGTTTGAGAACAAATGCTGATGCAACTGATTTATACAAAATGATCTTTGGCAAGGATAATAACATTAACCTCATTGTTTTTGGTCATGCTTTGTGCGTAATCAAAGTTTCTGATTAAATGTAAGGAAGTGGTATCTAGTCAGTCCATCAAGATTGTGCTAATTTTATGTGGAAAAGTAGCCATTagcttggttttttgttttttgtttgtttttttgtttgttttttttttttgggaggggggagggaggttgTGTTGCTTCCAAAAAGCCATCGATTTCTCCTGTTGAAAAGCTGATGTATCCAGCCCAACCTTTGTGCTGACATACCATTTCTGATCATGAAAATTTGGCTACGTGGTGTAAGTAGCAGTTCTTAAATCAGTattatgaaagagaaaatttgcCCCTCATTATAAATGCTTAAAGAAATCTGTCTAAATGAAAGAACTGAAATTGTCAGCTAGACTTCAAACAGTAAGCTGTTAATGCTATAAGCTCTTCTAAGTTGAGTCCCTTTATTAGTTAAGTCTGattaatttctggttttaaaaaaatctatagagTTCTTCCTTCACTTTGAGCAATGTTCTCATTGGCCACTTGAGGAAGTGGAGAAGAGCTGTTTTATTCTGAAGGCAATTGAATTTAGACTATACTAGgtgacaataaaattaaatatatgaacCATGAGTTCATTTAGAAATTGGGatttgtttaaattaattttggaatAATGCCCTACAACTTGTCCagatttattatacattatattactGCCATAGGCCACTTcttcatttttggtttttgtaATATGTATAATTTTTGAATATGGCTCTTAGTTAAAAAGGTGCTATTTGGTTATGAAGGCTTCTTTACAGAAACTTCAAGAACACCTTTATGTGAAGCCTGTGCATTTTTTGGGTAGGTTCAAAAATAGGGGAATCTTCTTTAGAATGCTCTTTTGCATGTAAAGCACAAAATGTTTCAGTTTAAATCCACCTCTTCCCTGTCCTATTCTACTGGGGAGACAGATGAGTCACAAACATTCTGTTAAAGGGAAATCTAGTCAGTTGCTTCAAAGAGCAcagcacaaacaaaaacaaggacTGACTAGATTGTCAAAAAATGCCCTACTGATTTAAAGAAGAGTTGCTGTTTTGACAGCACATAGAAAAATACCGCTAGAAATTTTCCAATTTCTACTTTGTCCACCGTCTCAAGTGAGATCTGACAGAACACTGAAGATATGTTTTGATTTGGCACACAGCATGTACAATGATGGTTACTCACCTAGTCCAAGAAATGAGGGAAAACCTTTGGACACAGAGCAGATGACACCTCCTTCTGTTTTGTAGTGTATCCTGGTGTCATTTTCTGTGAATGTGGTCAGGTAGAgttgtttctgttgttgttgtttgttgttgggtttttttttgtttttgtttttgtttttgtttttgttttttttttttttgtctctttcggTGGGGTGGGGGGGCTAAAGCCATAGGAAGAAAAATGTGATGTATGTGTCCAGTAtgtactattttgtttttgttttgcaagAAGAGTTGAACTATTTTTGATAACAAGAGTAAATGGTGGAAAATGCTTCTTAGTCGTCTTGTCTTTATTTGCTACCCCCAGTTTCAAGATTTTATTTAAGTTATGTGTTAGCAATGTCTTATGAAAAATGTATTTGGTCACAATTTGTAATAATTTTGTGTTGACCAAAAATTGCCATATCATAGAAATTACTTCCATGAGTTGATGATTATAACTTAAAATGTAAATTAGTTCTTATTTATTCCAGAAATGATTACTGCAAAGAAAATGCTAGAAATGGACTAATTGGAATATTTTTGCAAGGCCCCTAGGTTTTCTTAATGCAGCTGATGTTAGGACTCTAAATTCAGAGTTACCTGATTGTTTCCCAAATTTAATGTGATTACCTTACTTTCCTATTTATTGCTGCATGGGATAGTGGCAATTTAGAAAATGTGGAAACCATGAGTATGTGAGACCTCTGATTGTTGTGTAATATTGCAAATGATGATTTCAGGTTGTTTTTAACacaaatttcccttttttatgcTGGTATTCTCACTGCCACGTTttttgaaatatgtattatactCTAAGTCTATCAATAAATGTTAGTTTTCTAATTCCATGTTGTAGAATGTTGAGGGCTTTGGGACGGTATGCACTTGATGTTTTCTAATGTATAATTTTAGGAACAACAATTTGattacattattgttattttttatagttttattttgttgcttttctaCATCTTGTGAATATTTAAGACTGACTAGTGGCTTACAAGGAAGATAAAGAAACTGCTGAAGAGGTCTAAGTTGTTATCTAAGAAGATCTGAAGAATTAAGTTTCTTTTATTGGCCACAGTTGTTTACAATGTCACATCTTACTCTCTTTTTGATGTCTTGTGAGGAATAATAAttcaaatctttatttttgtGCTTGGAGGTGGTGGGACTTTTATAGTTTAAAATGTTATCTTGTGGGATAGCCTCTGTGAGTTCAAATTTTTATGTAGGTTTGCTTGTAGAGGCATAAATTAAAGAGGTAAGAAATTGTGTCTAGCAAAATGCCAACTTAAAACCTGAAGAACAGTAGATTATTATGAAAGACAGTAAGTAGAAGCATATACCATGTTTTTGCACATGAAGAGACACCAAAAAACAGTGCTTTAGATTTAGAAACTGGTAGTTTCCAAATGGGTTATATTACTGAGTGTatatagcactttgtaaactgcATTCACAAAACTTCTGAAAATAGATTTAAGAGAATTTAATACACCCAGGgtactaatttaaaaaagaaaattcaaataggGACATCCATTATTGCTAAACTATAAATGGTCTGCAGGGTAAATAGCATATATATTTCTGGGCCAGCGTTTTAGATACTTGACAAGAGAATGCAGTATGTGTTATTG
Protein-coding regions in this window:
- the MSL2 gene encoding E3 ubiquitin-protein ligase MSL2 gives rise to the protein MNPVNATALYISASRLVLNYDPGDPTSFTEINRLLPFFRQSLSCCVCGNLLQDPIAPTNSTCQHYVCKTCKGKKMMMKPSCSWCKDYEQFEENKQLSILVNCYKKLCEYITQTTLARDIIEAVDCSADILALLKDGSLLCEEMEKPSDSSFALCLTHSPLPSTSDPTNDPQASLSPVPESTLNIDISSSVINGLPTCNGLSIDKFGINIPSPEHSNTIDVCNTGVDIKTEDISNSLPPVCDSVSTDLCPAGINICSFSEDIKPGDSLLLSVEEVLRSLETVSNTEVVCSNLQPNLEASVSNGPFMQLSSQPLSHVFMSTNPSPHGISCTAATPKVAKLNRKRSRSESDSEKVQPLPISSIIRGPTLGASAPVTVKRESKISLQPIATVPNGGTTPKITKTVLLSNKSMKKNLEHGPKKSHPKAKPGLLKTKDKATKEKIPSNNVMPGSPTKTVYKKPQEKKGCKCGRATQNPSVLTCRGQRCPCYSNRKACLDCICRGCQNSYMANGEKKLEAFAVPEKALEQTRLTLGINVTSIAVRNASTSTSVINVTGSPVTTFLAASTHDDKSLDEAIDMRYDC